In Pirellulales bacterium, one genomic interval encodes:
- a CDS encoding zinc-dependent alcohol dehydrogenase family protein has product MKTKAAVLYRMGELAPFAHSKPLVIEEIEVSGPHEGEVLVEVTAAGLCHSDLSVIDGSRPRVMPMVLGHEAAGIVREVGSGVRSLAEGDHVVFSFVPVCGRCQMCICGRAALCENGAKANLAGTLLSGARRFKDAAGNELNHHLGVSAFSQFTVVAAESLVRIDPAIPLDKAALVGCAVMTGVGAVVNTAKVETGAAVAIFGLGGVGLSAVLGARAIGANPIVAIDLLEPKLELARQLGATQVVNSADADALDQIRAATNGGAHYAIECVGNPAAMAQAYAATRRGGTTISVGLPGPTLTFPFAPLSLVAEERTIKGSFMGSCVPQRDIPRFIAMYQAGLLPIEQLHTHSISLEEINAGMDVLAAGQTVRQMICFR; this is encoded by the coding sequence ATGAAGACCAAGGCGGCAGTCCTGTATCGAATGGGGGAACTGGCGCCGTTTGCGCATTCCAAGCCGCTCGTGATCGAGGAAATTGAGGTCAGCGGGCCGCATGAGGGGGAGGTCTTGGTCGAGGTTACGGCTGCCGGTCTATGTCATTCCGATCTGTCGGTGATTGACGGTTCGCGGCCGCGCGTCATGCCGATGGTCTTGGGGCATGAAGCCGCGGGCATCGTTCGCGAAGTCGGGTCGGGCGTGCGCTCGCTCGCAGAGGGAGATCATGTGGTGTTCTCCTTCGTCCCGGTTTGTGGGCGCTGCCAGATGTGTATTTGCGGCCGGGCAGCGCTTTGCGAGAATGGCGCGAAGGCCAATCTTGCCGGCACGTTGCTCAGCGGCGCTCGGCGATTCAAGGACGCCGCAGGCAATGAGTTGAACCATCACTTGGGCGTTTCCGCATTTTCGCAGTTCACAGTGGTCGCCGCCGAATCGTTGGTGCGGATCGACCCTGCGATTCCCCTGGACAAGGCTGCTTTGGTCGGATGCGCCGTGATGACGGGCGTCGGCGCCGTCGTGAACACGGCCAAAGTGGAAACCGGCGCGGCAGTCGCCATTTTCGGGCTAGGCGGGGTCGGGCTCAGTGCCGTTCTCGGGGCACGGGCGATCGGCGCCAATCCAATCGTTGCGATCGATCTGCTTGAGCCCAAGCTCGAATTGGCCCGACAGCTCGGCGCCACGCAAGTCGTCAATTCCGCGGATGCCGATGCGCTCGATCAGATTCGCGCTGCGACGAACGGCGGCGCGCACTATGCAATCGAATGCGTCGGCAACCCCGCCGCAATGGCGCAAGCCTATGCCGCGACGCGCCGCGGGGGCACGACGATCTCGGTCGGTCTGCCGGGTCCCACTCTAACCTTCCCTTTCGCGCCCCTTTCGCTGGTGGCCGAAGAGCGAACGATCAAAGGCTCATTCATGGGCTCGTGCGTGCCGCAGCGCGACATCCCGAGATTCATCGCGATGTACCAGGCCGGCTTGTTGCCCATCGAACAACTCCACACTCATTCTATCTCGTTGGAGGAAATCAACGCCGGCATGGATGTGCTGGCCGCCGGCCAAACCGTGCGGCAGATGATTTGTTTCCGCTGA
- a CDS encoding aspartyl protease family protein: MTAATESIVGRFSVDIELANDEDLIRAKVGLISFEQVRRATVRGVVDSGATRLVIPESVADQLGLEISGITQVRYADGRMAERSIASRIHLTYGGRDSVFNAIVEPDRKSVLIGAIVLEDLDFLVDCTGQRLVPRDPKQIISEAE, from the coding sequence ATGACAGCCGCGACGGAGTCAATTGTGGGCCGCTTTTCGGTTGATATTGAACTTGCCAATGACGAAGATCTCATTCGTGCCAAAGTGGGATTGATCTCGTTTGAGCAAGTACGCCGTGCGACGGTGCGCGGCGTCGTGGATAGCGGCGCGACGAGGCTCGTTATCCCCGAGTCCGTGGCGGACCAGCTTGGCTTGGAGATTTCGGGCATTACCCAGGTTCGGTATGCCGATGGCCGGATGGCCGAGCGCTCGATTGCCAGTCGCATTCACCTGACCTACGGCGGCCGGGATAGCGTCTTCAACGCCATCGTAGAGCCGGACCGGAAATCGGTATTGATCGGCGCTATCGTCCTTGAAGACCTTGACTTTCTGGTCGATTGCACCGGCCAGCGCCTTGTTCCCCGCGATCCGAAACAGATCATTTCCGAGGCGGAATGA
- a CDS encoding RluA family pseudouridine synthase — MGLQVVHIDESLIVLEKPAGLPAVPGRGAENQVSLATQVQQQIDPEAFVVHRLDRDTSGLMVMARGLEAQRKLSQQFEDRKIEKRYTAIVFGSPDRGGGTIELPIRKDFDRPPRQCVDFAQGRPAITEWRVVERHADRARLELAPLTGRSHQLRLHLEQIEHPILGDKLYAHAAALAMASRLLLHSTHISLAHPASGGVVTFRSACPF, encoded by the coding sequence ATGGGCCTTCAGGTTGTTCACATCGATGAATCGCTAATCGTGCTCGAAAAGCCGGCGGGATTGCCGGCCGTGCCGGGACGCGGAGCCGAGAATCAAGTCAGTCTTGCGACCCAGGTGCAGCAGCAGATTGATCCCGAGGCATTCGTCGTGCATCGGCTGGATCGCGACACGTCGGGGCTGATGGTCATGGCTCGTGGGCTCGAGGCTCAGCGAAAACTGTCGCAGCAATTTGAGGATCGCAAAATCGAAAAACGTTACACAGCAATAGTTTTTGGCAGCCCGGATCGTGGCGGCGGGACGATTGAACTTCCGATCCGCAAGGATTTCGATCGGCCGCCGCGGCAATGCGTCGATTTTGCACAAGGGCGGCCAGCGATAACGGAGTGGCGCGTCGTCGAGCGCCACGCGGATCGCGCGCGACTGGAACTCGCTCCACTGACTGGTCGTTCGCACCAACTACGGCTGCACCTCGAACAAATCGAGCATCCGATTCTAGGCGACAAACTCTATGCTCACGCAGCGGCGCTGGCAATGGCGAGCCGGCTGCTTTTACATTCCACCCACATTTCGCTGGCGCATCCGGCCTCGGGAGGTGTGGTCACGTTCAGATCCGCTTGCCCGTTTTGA
- the rlmKL gene encoding bifunctional 23S rRNA (guanine(2069)-N(7))-methyltransferase RlmK/23S rRNA (guanine(2445)-N(2))-methyltransferase RlmL, giving the protein MVELRGKSQHMPGVVAEKSPLTAKTVFGLEDVLANELAALGAEQIAPGRRLVNFSGDKRLLYRSNIWLRTAIRILKPIHTFHASDEKALYRGIRDVDWSAYLDSSRSLAIDPVVHNSFCTHSLYAAQLAKDAIVDQFRDRCGSRPSVDLKDPDLRINLHINENQVTVYLDCSGESLHKRGYRATAGEAPLNEVLAAGILRLTGWDRSTPLVDFMCGSGTLAIEAALWARNIAPGLIRANLGYMRWKDFDAALHDDLLAEARAARLAALPIAIAGSDLDPQAIESAKVNSRLAGVEADVRFDIAHFEAAKPPAETGVLVFNPPYDERVKVSMIAATYRRIGDALKQNWSGWTAFMFTGNLDAAAQVGLRPSRKIRLFNGSIECRLLRYELFECATSHIASRGAGSVARVADAASVGIDETVADDSFDDDPSPRTPIGTTRRTWQEQAFDFRNRLVRMARHWKKWARRQGITCFRLYDRDLPEVPLAIDWYEGHLQIAEYVRPHDRTEIEHQVWLQRMIETASESLEVEPKQIAVKHRQRQSGPAQYEREAEEGRHIIVNEGGHRFQINLSDYLDTGLFLDHRITRSMVKREAQGKRFLNLFGYTGAFTVYAAAGGATATTTVDLSNTYLEQARRNMQLNGFTQVWHQFIRDDAISFLRNLPKVRGGMFDLAVVDPPTFSNSKTTAVDWDVQRDHVELLSLVLERMTAGGKVYFSTNFRRFKFHEEEIPAATIREISRQTVPPDFRNKRIHRCWTLVKI; this is encoded by the coding sequence ATGGTTGAGTTAAGGGGCAAATCGCAGCACATGCCTGGTGTCGTCGCCGAAAAATCTCCACTGACCGCCAAAACGGTCTTTGGTTTGGAGGATGTGCTCGCCAACGAACTGGCCGCGCTGGGGGCCGAGCAAATCGCGCCCGGCCGTAGGCTCGTGAACTTCTCGGGCGACAAGCGGCTGCTCTATCGCTCAAACATTTGGCTCCGAACCGCGATTCGAATCCTGAAACCTATCCACACATTTCACGCGTCCGATGAAAAGGCTCTTTATCGCGGCATTCGGGACGTCGACTGGTCGGCATACCTGGATTCCAGCAGGTCGCTGGCGATCGATCCGGTCGTGCATAATTCTTTTTGCACGCATTCGCTCTACGCGGCCCAATTGGCGAAGGATGCGATCGTCGATCAGTTCCGCGATCGCTGCGGCTCGCGGCCCTCGGTCGATCTCAAAGATCCCGACCTGCGCATCAATCTGCACATCAACGAGAATCAAGTGACCGTCTACCTTGATTGTTCCGGCGAATCGCTCCACAAGCGCGGCTATCGGGCGACGGCCGGCGAGGCGCCGCTCAACGAAGTCTTGGCCGCCGGCATTCTGCGATTGACCGGCTGGGACCGCAGCACACCGCTGGTCGATTTCATGTGCGGCTCGGGCACGCTCGCGATCGAGGCCGCGCTTTGGGCACGAAACATCGCACCTGGGCTGATCCGCGCAAACCTCGGTTACATGCGATGGAAGGATTTTGATGCCGCGCTGCACGACGACCTGCTCGCGGAAGCCCGGGCGGCGCGGCTCGCCGCGCTGCCGATAGCGATTGCCGGCAGCGATCTCGACCCGCAGGCAATCGAGTCGGCGAAGGTGAATTCTCGATTGGCCGGCGTCGAAGCGGATGTCCGATTTGACATCGCCCATTTCGAGGCCGCCAAACCGCCGGCGGAAACCGGCGTGCTGGTTTTCAATCCGCCGTACGACGAGCGAGTGAAAGTTTCCATGATTGCCGCCACGTATCGCCGGATCGGCGATGCACTCAAGCAGAACTGGAGCGGCTGGACGGCATTCATGTTCACGGGCAATCTCGACGCCGCCGCCCAAGTCGGTCTGCGTCCTTCGCGCAAGATTCGGCTTTTTAACGGCTCGATCGAATGTCGCCTGCTACGTTACGAACTCTTCGAATGTGCGACGAGTCATATCGCTTCACGCGGCGCTGGAAGCGTTGCCCGCGTGGCCGACGCTGCTAGCGTCGGCATCGATGAAACGGTCGCCGACGATTCATTCGACGACGATCCTTCTCCGCGGACGCCCATAGGCACGACCCGTCGCACTTGGCAAGAGCAGGCCTTCGATTTTCGCAATCGCTTGGTCCGCATGGCTCGCCACTGGAAAAAGTGGGCGCGACGGCAAGGGATCACCTGCTTTCGCCTCTACGACCGCGACTTGCCCGAGGTGCCGTTGGCGATCGACTGGTACGAAGGCCATCTGCAGATTGCCGAGTACGTCCGGCCGCACGACAGGACGGAAATCGAGCACCAGGTCTGGCTGCAACGGATGATCGAGACTGCCTCCGAATCGCTCGAGGTCGAACCGAAACAGATTGCGGTCAAGCATCGGCAGCGGCAATCCGGCCCAGCCCAATACGAGCGCGAGGCCGAGGAGGGCCGGCACATCATTGTCAATGAAGGAGGGCACCGTTTTCAAATCAATCTGTCCGACTATCTCGACACAGGCTTGTTCCTCGATCACCGGATCACCCGCTCGATGGTCAAGCGCGAGGCGCAAGGCAAGCGGTTTCTGAATCTGTTCGGCTACACCGGAGCGTTTACCGTCTACGCCGCGGCAGGCGGAGCGACCGCGACAACGACCGTCGATCTATCGAATACCTATCTCGAACAAGCTCGCCGTAACATGCAGCTCAACGGGTTCACGCAGGTTTGGCACCAATTCATTCGCGACGATGCAATTAGCTTTCTTCGCAATTTGCCGAAAGTGCGAGGCGGGATGTTCGATCTGGCGGTCGTTGATCCGCCGACGTTTTCAAACAGCAAGACGACGGCCGTCGATTGGGACGTCCAGCGTGACCACGTCGAACTGTTGAGCCTTGTGCTCGAACGGATGACTGCCGGCGGCAAGGTTTATTTCTCGACCAATTTCCGCCGCTTCAAGTTTCACGAGGAAGAGATTCCCGCCGCGACGATCCGCGAAATCAGCCGACAGACCGTGCCTCCCGATTTTCGCAACAAGCGCATTCACAGGTGTTGGACGTTGGTGAAGATTTGA
- a CDS encoding sugar nucleotide-binding protein, producing the protein MLCPYNPPAEPSLPLCITGISGVAGYNARPYFQARYPGQVLGIRQRDNWRLGGPGIVACDAEDYDTLSRLFDTHRFSAVLGCAGNCALRSCELDPQMAWRINVSGVENLLRVIAGRNVRLVHLSIDLVFSGGGSGGHREVDPTDPVTVYGKTMVAAEERILAADPSAAILRISLPMGISFNGHAGAIDWIQSRFKKSKPATLYFDEVRTPHYTDCLNELCEVVLAAKLSGLFHAGGPRRLSLFQIAQIINRVGGYDPDLLIGCPRIQAGPIPPRAGNVSLDSSKLAAALGYDPLDPWPLDERWVPTGPMWHRERPADERGSADLLAQVLYRNPRRS; encoded by the coding sequence ATGCTGTGCCCGTATAACCCACCCGCCGAGCCGTCGTTGCCGCTGTGTATCACGGGAATCTCCGGTGTTGCTGGGTACAACGCTCGACCCTATTTTCAGGCCCGCTATCCGGGCCAGGTGCTGGGCATTCGCCAGCGCGACAATTGGCGGCTTGGAGGTCCCGGCATCGTGGCGTGCGATGCCGAGGACTACGACACCCTGTCTCGGCTATTTGACACACATCGGTTTTCCGCCGTTCTTGGTTGCGCCGGGAACTGCGCGCTGCGGTCGTGCGAACTCGATCCGCAAATGGCGTGGCGAATCAATGTCTCCGGCGTCGAAAATTTGCTGCGGGTAATCGCCGGCCGAAATGTGCGGCTGGTTCATCTATCGATCGATCTGGTGTTTTCGGGCGGCGGATCCGGTGGGCATCGCGAAGTCGATCCGACCGATCCGGTCACCGTGTATGGCAAGACGATGGTGGCCGCGGAAGAACGGATTCTCGCCGCCGATCCGTCGGCCGCCATTTTGCGAATCTCGCTTCCGATGGGCATCAGCTTCAACGGGCATGCGGGGGCCATCGACTGGATTCAATCGCGCTTCAAGAAGTCGAAGCCCGCGACTCTCTATTTCGACGAAGTTCGCACACCCCACTATACCGATTGTCTCAATGAGCTGTGCGAAGTAGTTTTGGCCGCCAAACTCTCGGGCCTATTTCACGCCGGCGGCCCTCGGCGGCTAAGTCTCTTTCAAATCGCCCAGATCATCAATCGGGTCGGCGGCTACGACCCCGATCTCCTGATCGGATGTCCTCGGATCCAAGCCGGCCCCATCCCTCCGCGGGCCGGCAATGTTTCGCTCGATTCGAGCAAGCTCGCCGCGGCATTGGGCTACGACCCGCTCGACCCTTGGCCCCTCGACGAACGCTGGGTGCCCACAGGTCCCATGTGGCACCGAGAGCGCCCTGCCGACGAACGCGGCTCCGCGGACCTGCTGGCACAAGTGTTATATCGTAACCCACGACGAAGTTGA
- a CDS encoding DEAD/DEAH box helicase produces MEAKVRRARPSALLTLKDRLSRLTFLEACKLLGPEGKNLIQRNANAWEFKFEEDVHLGDDLFRLRFPNEFVDGQPLTVTITLMAEARQRLHWNCARCEGVCEHVGAAFSLILEEKLRLGLAAPPKPRVAVESLGERELIAQALADRAERAKSEPMKIDPLDASRPWTDYTVTSRLSGKTYRVALRGTELGQSYCSCPDFRTNTLGTCKHVLKVLGKARRRFKPAELKKAYLPMRLAVHLRYRGELSLWLQVPRKLDEAAAKIVAPLAGRAIDNVHALLKCLSKLQQLGHEVAVFPDAEDYIQQRLYQDHMRDISAAIRRDPYNHPLRKTLLKVPLLPYQLDGVAFAAGAGRAVLADDMGLGKTIQGVGAAEFLAREAEVRKVLVVCPASLKSQWRSEIHRFCDRDVQLIGGRTAERSAQYDNSCFFTICNYEQVLRDLMAIERVKWDLIILDEGQRIKNWESKTSNTIKGLRSRFALVLSGTPLENRLDELYSVVQFIDNRRLGPGFRFFNQHRVVDEKGKVLGYKNLSQLRETLRPILLRRTRESVALELPPRTMEILRITPTDEQRAIHRTHMQIVASITSKKFITEMDLLRLQCALLMCRMAADSTFLVTKDPPGFSTKLEYLDDLLGRLFEEQHRKVIVFSEWTTMLNLIEPMLKRRGLGFVRLDGSVPQKQRAELVHRFQTAADCRLFLTTNAGSTGLNLQAANTVINVDLPWNPAVLEQRIARAHRMGQKQPVQVFVLVTEETIEENLLATIAAKKDLALAALDSESTVDRVDMASGMQELKSRLEVLLGAPAHAPVDETLRHERAETADRFAEARRERVAAAGGELLGAAFKLLGELISPADSAPPPQPLVDDVRAGLGACVDEDGAGKPRLTITLPDKAALDNLAATLAKLLALGSAASQNQ; encoded by the coding sequence ATGGAAGCGAAAGTCAGGAGGGCTCGGCCGAGCGCGTTGCTTACGCTTAAGGACCGGTTGTCGCGGCTGACGTTCTTGGAGGCCTGCAAGCTGCTCGGCCCCGAGGGGAAGAATCTCATCCAGCGCAACGCCAATGCCTGGGAGTTCAAGTTCGAAGAGGATGTCCACCTTGGCGACGACCTGTTTCGCCTGCGATTTCCCAACGAGTTTGTCGATGGCCAACCGTTGACCGTGACAATCACGCTGATGGCCGAAGCCCGGCAGCGATTGCATTGGAACTGCGCGCGTTGCGAAGGGGTTTGCGAGCATGTCGGAGCGGCATTTTCGCTGATCCTCGAGGAGAAGTTGCGGCTGGGGCTCGCCGCGCCGCCGAAGCCGCGAGTGGCGGTCGAAAGCCTCGGTGAGCGGGAGTTGATCGCGCAGGCGCTTGCCGATCGAGCGGAGCGCGCGAAATCGGAGCCGATGAAGATCGATCCGCTCGACGCATCGCGACCGTGGACCGACTATACCGTCACCAGCCGACTGAGCGGCAAAACCTATCGCGTCGCGCTGCGTGGAACCGAACTGGGGCAATCGTATTGTTCTTGCCCCGATTTTCGCACGAACACGCTGGGAACCTGCAAGCACGTGCTCAAAGTGCTTGGCAAAGCCCGCCGCCGGTTCAAGCCAGCCGAACTCAAGAAGGCCTATCTGCCGATGCGGTTGGCCGTGCATTTGCGTTATCGCGGCGAGCTGTCGCTCTGGCTGCAAGTGCCGCGCAAGTTGGACGAAGCCGCGGCGAAAATCGTCGCGCCGCTCGCAGGTCGGGCGATCGACAACGTGCATGCGCTTTTGAAATGCCTGAGCAAGTTGCAGCAGCTTGGGCACGAAGTCGCGGTGTTTCCCGATGCGGAGGACTACATCCAGCAGCGGCTCTACCAAGACCACATGCGCGACATATCGGCCGCCATCCGTCGGGATCCGTACAACCATCCGCTGCGAAAAACGCTCTTGAAAGTGCCGCTCCTGCCCTATCAGCTCGACGGGGTCGCGTTCGCCGCCGGTGCGGGTCGAGCCGTCCTCGCCGACGATATGGGCCTCGGAAAAACAATCCAGGGTGTCGGCGCGGCAGAGTTCCTGGCCCGCGAGGCCGAGGTCCGCAAGGTGTTGGTCGTCTGCCCGGCCTCGCTCAAATCGCAATGGCGAAGCGAAATCCACCGATTTTGCGATCGCGACGTGCAGCTCATCGGCGGCCGGACCGCCGAGCGCTCGGCCCAATACGATAACTCTTGCTTTTTCACGATTTGCAACTACGAGCAGGTGCTCCGCGACCTTATGGCGATCGAGCGGGTCAAATGGGACCTCATCATTCTCGATGAAGGTCAGCGGATCAAGAATTGGGAATCGAAGACCAGCAACACGATCAAGGGCTTGCGGTCGCGATTCGCGCTAGTGCTTTCCGGCACGCCGCTGGAAAACCGGCTCGACGAGTTGTACAGCGTCGTGCAGTTCATCGACAACCGCCGGCTCGGGCCGGGCTTTCGATTCTTCAATCAGCACCGCGTGGTGGACGAGAAGGGGAAGGTCCTGGGCTACAAGAACCTGAGCCAGCTTCGCGAGACGCTCAGGCCCATCTTGTTGCGGCGGACCCGCGAAAGCGTGGCCCTGGAATTGCCCCCGCGGACGATGGAAATCCTGCGGATCACGCCGACCGACGAGCAGCGCGCGATTCACCGAACTCACATGCAGATCGTGGCCTCGATTACGAGCAAAAAGTTCATTACGGAGATGGACCTGCTGCGGCTCCAATGCGCGCTGTTGATGTGCAGGATGGCCGCCGACAGCACGTTCCTGGTGACAAAGGATCCTCCTGGCTTTTCGACCAAGCTCGAGTATCTCGACGATTTGCTTGGCCGGCTGTTCGAGGAGCAGCATCGCAAGGTGATCGTCTTTTCCGAATGGACGACGATGCTCAATCTGATCGAGCCAATGCTTAAGAGGCGCGGTCTCGGCTTCGTGCGGCTCGATGGCAGCGTGCCGCAGAAGCAGCGGGCCGAATTGGTCCATCGGTTCCAAACAGCGGCCGATTGCCGGCTGTTCCTCACGACGAATGCCGGCTCGACGGGGTTGAACTTGCAGGCCGCCAACACGGTGATCAACGTCGATCTCCCCTGGAACCCGGCCGTCCTCGAGCAGCGGATCGCTCGGGCGCATCGCATGGGTCAAAAACAGCCAGTGCAGGTGTTCGTGCTGGTTACGGAGGAGACCATCGAAGAGAACTTGCTTGCGACGATCGCGGCCAAGAAGGACCTGGCATTGGCGGCTCTCGACTCCGAATCGACCGTCGATCGAGTCGATATGGCCAGCGGGATGCAGGAACTGAAGAGCCGATTGGAAGTGCTCCTGGGGGCGCCGGCCCATGCGCCAGTGGACGAGACGCTGCGACATGAAAGGGCCGAGACGGCCGACAGATTTGCCGAGGCTCGGCGCGAACGGGTCGCGGCTGCTGGCGGCGAATTGCTCGGGGCCGCGTTCAAGTTGCTCGGAGAATTGATTTCGCCCGCCGACTCCGCCCCGCCGCCGCAACCGCTCGTGGACGACGTCCGCGCCGGCCTGGGGGCGTGCGTCGATGAAGACGGCGCCGGCAAGCCACGGCTGACCATCACGCTCCCGGATAAAGCGGCGCTCGACAACCTGGCCGCTACGTTGGCAAAACTGTTGGCGCTCGGGAGCGCGGCATCGCAAAATCAATAG
- a CDS encoding SAM-dependent methyltransferase — translation MTESAYVFSCEPEWEGILAGELERVFPHSLAKRIDNGWVTIEPDDATAAPAPVVAFASQCLPCVTAIAADSIAQWVLAAGPILIQSLADHSGPWRLHVFGVYRPGGSVRPGRAKLIENGIVDLLRKKQRRLVRTMSPSAGPNVTGGSLAQIGLVTPSTGYVSVCSPETLHALRRCTSPFPGGIVGVPLDRRAPSRAFAKLLEAEIRLGRQIAAGETCVDLGSSPGSWAYVALQRGAHVTAVDRSPLRADLMEHPELTFVRGDAFRFEPAETVDWLLCDVIAFPDRLLELLQRWLTNCWCRWFCVTIKFRGSDDYPKLEPIKTWLASSGAEFQLRRLTNNKNEVTVMGACA, via the coding sequence GTGACCGAATCCGCATACGTGTTTTCGTGCGAGCCAGAGTGGGAGGGCATTTTGGCCGGCGAATTGGAGCGGGTTTTTCCGCACTCGCTCGCTAAACGAATCGACAACGGATGGGTGACAATCGAACCGGATGACGCCACGGCGGCTCCGGCGCCCGTCGTTGCATTTGCATCTCAATGCTTGCCTTGCGTCACGGCAATCGCGGCGGACTCGATTGCACAATGGGTCCTGGCGGCCGGACCGATATTGATCCAATCGCTAGCCGATCACTCGGGCCCGTGGCGTTTGCACGTGTTCGGCGTTTATCGACCCGGCGGATCGGTTCGCCCTGGGCGCGCGAAACTGATCGAAAATGGAATCGTCGATTTGTTGCGCAAGAAGCAGCGGCGACTGGTGCGCACAATGTCGCCCTCGGCGGGACCAAATGTCACCGGGGGATCGCTTGCGCAAATCGGGCTTGTCACCCCCTCAACCGGCTACGTTTCCGTTTGCTCGCCGGAGACGCTGCACGCGCTGCGGCGGTGCACGTCGCCATTTCCGGGCGGGATCGTCGGGGTGCCGCTCGATCGCCGAGCGCCGTCGCGGGCGTTCGCCAAATTGCTCGAAGCCGAAATTCGCCTCGGGCGACAGATCGCCGCGGGAGAGACCTGCGTCGATTTAGGAAGCAGTCCGGGAAGCTGGGCCTATGTGGCACTCCAGCGCGGGGCGCACGTCACGGCCGTCGATCGCAGTCCGCTGCGGGCTGATCTGATGGAACATCCCGAGCTGACTTTCGTCCGCGGGGACGCATTCCGCTTCGAGCCGGCCGAAACAGTCGATTGGCTGCTCTGCGACGTGATCGCCTTTCCCGATCGACTTCTCGAACTACTACAACGGTGGCTGACAAACTGCTGGTGCCGCTGGTTCTGCGTGACGATCAAATTCCGCGGAAGCGACGACTACCCGAAGCTTGAGCCGATCAAGACATGGCTAGCATCCAGCGGCGCGGAATTCCAACTCCGCCGTTTGACAAACAATAAGAACGAAGTGACGGTCATGGGGGCTTGCGCGTAG
- a CDS encoding inverse autotransporter beta domain-containing protein: protein MVGCLIALACWRTASGQVPNGYPDVQLAAVTLQQSPSGPQPVLPGQPQPVVPPPVQPLTTQPVDPIIAEPGVVFGPPVGPRIVSPDSFHPLFRLHQTIADVVGDNGELTTLGGFFPHPSDFGLWFFDGQFDILEDAHNPGQQTLNFAANLGLGWRWLDPSDGQVYGLSAWYDTDRSHPEFVHQVSVGAEVLGETWDWRTNGYFPIGTNRAALSFNAAGPQFNTRLASLTGFDVECGRRLPGWLGETGGVSAYGGSYYYRADGSLNTFGASFRLEAILSDNLTIEAKVSSDRLFGTNLAFGVTWMLPAAGKCKKCQPESPEYYELVQPVERNRTIVFGRQP from the coding sequence ATGGTTGGTTGCTTGATCGCGCTGGCCTGCTGGCGAACGGCATCTGGGCAGGTTCCAAACGGGTACCCGGATGTGCAGCTCGCCGCCGTAACACTCCAACAAAGTCCGTCGGGACCACAACCGGTCTTGCCCGGTCAGCCGCAGCCGGTCGTGCCACCGCCGGTTCAGCCCTTGACTACCCAACCGGTCGACCCGATCATCGCCGAGCCAGGGGTCGTATTCGGACCTCCTGTTGGGCCGCGGATCGTCTCTCCGGATTCATTTCATCCGCTGTTTCGTTTGCATCAAACGATCGCGGACGTTGTGGGAGACAACGGTGAATTAACGACGCTTGGCGGTTTCTTTCCGCACCCGTCGGATTTTGGTCTGTGGTTCTTCGACGGCCAGTTCGACATCCTCGAAGACGCTCACAATCCGGGCCAACAGACGCTGAATTTCGCCGCCAATCTCGGGCTCGGCTGGCGCTGGCTCGATCCAAGCGATGGACAGGTCTATGGGCTGAGCGCTTGGTACGACACCGATCGCAGCCATCCCGAGTTTGTGCATCAGGTATCGGTCGGGGCCGAGGTGTTGGGGGAAACTTGGGACTGGCGGACCAACGGGTATTTTCCGATCGGGACGAACCGCGCGGCATTGAGCTTCAACGCGGCGGGGCCCCAGTTCAACACTCGATTGGCGAGCCTCACCGGGTTCGACGTGGAATGCGGTCGCCGGCTGCCGGGCTGGCTCGGGGAAACCGGCGGCGTTTCAGCGTACGGCGGTTCGTATTACTACCGGGCCGATGGGAGCCTAAACACCTTCGGCGCCTCATTTCGGTTAGAGGCCATTCTTTCCGATAATCTGACGATCGAAGCCAAGGTGTCGAGCGACAGACTTTTCGGGACAAACCTCGCCTTTGGAGTCACCTGGATGCTTCCGGCGGCCGGAAAGTGCAAGAAATGCCAACCCGAGTCGCCCGAATACTACGAACTCGTGCAGCCCGTCGAGCGCAACCGTACGATTGTCTTTGGCAGACAGCCATAA